The Meiothermus sp. CFH 77666 genome contains a region encoding:
- a CDS encoding HD domain-containing phosphohydrolase, with translation MNLEKMVIFIVDDEPSNVALLQRTLERVGFSRLYATTDPFRVEEFLSKLQPDLILLDLHMPKRDGFEILKSLQDCPTHGEYLPVLVLTADSTPEAKHRALNLGARDFLHKPLDLLEVTLRVRRLLETRHLYLQLKDENLRLETAVQARTKELHEAHLDVLKRLALAAEFRDDDTGEHIVRVALNARKIAEALGMEAPNVEILHQAAPLHDVGKIAIPDAILRKTTNLTSEEFEVIKSHTVVGASLLEGGKSVYLQMAKRIARSHHEHFDGNGYPDGLRGEAIPIEARIVAVADVFDALVSRRPYKQAWPVPKAVAEIERLAGTQFDPAVVKAFLSIARKGELLVPSLIKQNNA, from the coding sequence GTGAACCTAGAAAAAATGGTCATTTTTATTGTGGATGATGAACCCTCCAACGTTGCTCTATTGCAAAGAACTCTTGAGCGGGTGGGTTTTTCTCGACTGTATGCGACCACCGATCCATTTCGAGTCGAAGAATTTCTTAGTAAGTTGCAGCCTGATTTGATTCTTCTGGACTTACACATGCCAAAACGAGATGGCTTTGAGATATTAAAGTCCTTGCAGGACTGCCCAACCCATGGTGAATATCTACCCGTCCTTGTCCTCACAGCCGACTCTACACCAGAGGCTAAGCATCGTGCTCTAAACCTAGGGGCAAGAGACTTTCTCCATAAACCTTTGGATTTGCTGGAAGTTACCCTACGCGTGCGACGTCTACTTGAAACCAGACATTTGTACCTGCAACTAAAGGATGAAAATTTGCGCCTTGAAACGGCTGTACAAGCCCGAACTAAAGAATTGCATGAGGCACATTTGGACGTATTGAAACGGCTGGCTCTCGCTGCTGAATTCAGAGATGACGATACCGGTGAGCATATTGTTAGGGTTGCGCTGAATGCCCGCAAAATCGCCGAAGCGCTGGGTATGGAAGCCCCCAATGTAGAGATATTGCACCAGGCAGCTCCCTTGCATGATGTTGGGAAAATTGCGATTCCCGATGCCATCCTACGCAAAACCACAAATCTCACCTCTGAGGAATTTGAGGTGATTAAAAGCCACACAGTTGTAGGGGCATCACTTCTGGAGGGCGGCAAGTCGGTTTACTTGCAAATGGCCAAACGTATTGCTCGCTCCCATCACGAACACTTTGACGGCAATGGCTATCCAGATGGTCTCAGAGGCGAGGCCATACCAATCGAGGCCCGTATTGTGGCGGTAGCAGATGTTTTTGATGCTCTCGTGAGCAGGCGACCCTACAAACAAGCCTGGCCTGTGCCAAAAGCTGTAGCAGAAATAGAGCGTCTAGCCGGAACCCAGTTCGATC
- a CDS encoding S8/S53 family peptidase, with translation MQPAECSRVSATHWICLGQRKPAYILVTLCALMVLTACSTTANQPRFEANPQTLSSIGGYVNLSWNIEDAEYYSLQSDPPIPGMPLFTKQSHTTIRIEGRQNSNPINYQLILEARGSRGIRRFSTFIRVNGRLDCSSKTGLRAQSTAIWPEVKKVGLGNFDVPYVKGRLIAYHKNELSLQSNRATAQSLGAQWARDLGKGWSLYYTRPGQEAAVAQRLYQNGIGQYVQPEYLYQPDDLSLPPNNRSYDLEQAALFRQMDFELAWKQLRVDCLKPVIAVVDSGIYTQRIDLAPNLTPQESWLDVVGSNLEDPRPNQGAVEPFSGTGASHGTQVASIIAATTNDGSVLAGAAYNLLRVLPIKVFDAQRRAGTLQLAQALEYAAGATQIAGRVYTNPTPAQVVNLSLSISIPGFQDPYLEQVLEQVTRQGLIVVASSGNLDSASVGYPASSPFVIAVGAVDSNNKRAKWLSGFASNYGSGLEFVAPGTGVPVAHGPNTGDYALAYGTSAAAPFVSTAVGLYLLKQQQMGFSLSSDPGSFLKQVRKCLLSAAKNSAQWDIETGFGLISVARVVDPNNPGCFPQENP, from the coding sequence GTGCAACCGGCCGAATGCAGTCGTGTTTCTGCAACACACTGGATCTGTCTTGGGCAAAGAAAACCGGCTTACATATTGGTGACGCTGTGTGCATTAATGGTCTTAACAGCATGCAGCACAACTGCAAATCAGCCTAGGTTCGAGGCAAACCCTCAAACCTTGTCATCTATTGGGGGTTACGTCAACCTCAGCTGGAACATTGAGGATGCTGAGTATTACTCCCTTCAAAGCGATCCTCCAATTCCGGGTATGCCATTGTTCACGAAACAATCGCATACTACCATCCGGATCGAAGGTCGCCAAAATTCCAATCCCATCAACTATCAATTGATTTTAGAAGCCAGAGGTTCTCGGGGAATAAGGCGTTTCAGCACCTTTATTAGAGTAAACGGACGGTTGGATTGCTCGTCCAAAACCGGTTTACGGGCTCAATCAACTGCTATTTGGCCAGAAGTTAAAAAGGTTGGCTTGGGTAATTTCGATGTGCCATATGTAAAGGGCCGTCTGATTGCATATCACAAAAATGAATTGAGCCTGCAAAGCAACAGGGCGACTGCGCAAAGCCTGGGAGCCCAATGGGCACGGGATTTGGGAAAGGGCTGGAGCCTGTATTACACCCGACCTGGGCAAGAGGCAGCTGTAGCCCAGCGTTTGTATCAGAACGGGATAGGTCAGTATGTGCAGCCCGAGTATCTTTACCAGCCTGATGACTTATCCCTTCCGCCCAATAACCGTAGTTATGACTTGGAGCAGGCAGCTTTATTTCGCCAGATGGATTTTGAGCTGGCCTGGAAACAACTCAGGGTTGATTGCCTGAAACCCGTAATTGCTGTCGTTGATAGCGGTATATACACACAACGGATCGATCTGGCTCCTAACCTCACCCCCCAGGAAAGTTGGCTAGATGTGGTAGGTTCCAATCTGGAAGATCCCCGCCCAAATCAAGGAGCTGTTGAGCCATTTAGTGGAACAGGCGCAAGCCATGGAACACAGGTGGCCAGTATTATTGCTGCCACTACCAATGATGGTTCTGTGCTGGCTGGCGCAGCGTATAACTTATTGCGTGTATTGCCGATAAAGGTCTTTGATGCGCAGCGTCGAGCTGGAACCTTGCAACTAGCACAGGCCCTGGAGTATGCAGCGGGGGCTACCCAGATTGCTGGGCGTGTCTATACAAACCCGACCCCTGCACAGGTAGTGAATCTGTCTCTGTCAATTTCTATACCGGGATTTCAGGATCCATATCTTGAGCAGGTGCTCGAGCAGGTCACTCGACAAGGTTTAATTGTGGTGGCCTCGAGCGGCAATCTGGACTCAGCCTCAGTAGGGTACCCCGCCTCTTCTCCCTTTGTAATAGCGGTAGGTGCAGTGGATTCCAACAATAAGCGTGCTAAGTGGTTGAGTGGTTTTGCCTCAAACTATGGTTCAGGTCTGGAATTTGTTGCCCCTGGTACAGGTGTGCCCGTAGCCCACGGGCCCAATACAGGTGATTATGCCCTGGCGTATGGTACATCAGCAGCTGCACCATTTGTCAGTACTGCCGTAGGCCTTTACCTCCTAAAACAACAACAGATGGGCTTTTCGCTATCCAGCGATCCAGGGTCGTTCCTGAAGCAGGTGCGCAAATGCTTGCTCAGCGCGGCAAAAAACAGTGCCCAATGGGATATAGAGACCGGTTTTGGGCTGATTAGTGTGGCCAGGGTAGTGGATCCGAATAACCCAGGTTGCTTTCCCCAGGAGAATCCATGA
- a CDS encoding type I CRISPR-associated protein Cas7, producing MIHDPTLHHRFVLLFEIKNASPASLSNLSSPHQLTRDVRYGLVLEDDFQRVLSLHLERKMALPVLRRRSARALSYSLGKPKALIQYFNIRMFGFTDSAGRVVIPCSVRFSMARSIDPIFPLSSGCNAAYGLYRMHGYYDPRIGTQNGVESTDLELIWQGITSIFNSDSQRWPVSSAMRGLWIFSHEYSTNSVIPPRELFNLVQTPALKRQARKFEDYTIQYPSQGRLETMPDVYLTHFA from the coding sequence ATGATTCACGATCCCACATTGCATCATAGGTTTGTGCTTTTGTTTGAAATCAAAAATGCGAGCCCTGCCAGTCTGTCGAATTTGTCCAGTCCTCACCAACTTACCAGGGATGTTCGGTATGGATTGGTCTTAGAAGACGACTTCCAAAGGGTTCTTAGCCTTCATCTCGAGCGAAAAATGGCCCTGCCAGTTCTGCGACGCCGGTCTGCTCGAGCTCTGTCTTACAGTCTAGGGAAACCAAAAGCCCTGATTCAGTATTTCAATATTCGCATGTTTGGCTTCACAGACTCTGCAGGTCGCGTTGTTATCCCATGTTCAGTGCGATTCTCGATGGCTCGTTCAATTGATCCAATTTTCCCTCTAAGCTCGGGTTGTAACGCAGCTTACGGGCTTTACCGTATGCATGGCTATTATGATCCCCGTATCGGAACTCAAAACGGAGTAGAGAGTACCGATTTAGAATTGATCTGGCAGGGAATTACCAGCATTTTTAATTCTGACTCTCAACGCTGGCCCGTTTCCTCGGCCATGCGTGGTTTGTGGATATTTAGCCACGAATATAGCACTAACAGCGTTATTCCTCCCAGGGAGCTGTTTAATCTGGTGCAAACCCCAGCCCTAAAACGTCAGGCTAGAAAGTTTGAAGATTACACTATCCAATATCCATCTCAGGGGCGCCTGGAGACAATGCCTGATGTGTACCTGACACACTTTGCGTGA
- a CDS encoding diguanylate cyclase codes for MPSREQVLNTIPELLAQQEGLVTVWLPDQSGLRLHKATGQWKPDPFEQAAIYEAYRQGSSATSKETEIGRRRFSYRQKSYCNNLAIPLCERDEVVAILNLRRYRAFQPREQACFEHFARTISNRLSWIAEQAEIQLLNQLSASLASAHSIQGVVDRAMVLLVSALGMQQGVILQQLGSSLRPLGHYDATANQSMVGGLESILTENPLFWEVHRSGRPIFINDLTQEASSIGSMAGRIGSLVIHPIALPDTPRTRVMLCLAHSEPRWWRQSEQELLALACRSVGLALEGAIARKRLEKVLELSGQAALSNSENLYQQVLDAAVELIPGAEAGSLLVRKGERFYFEATVGYDLESLRGITFREEEHLVWYGGDLEGWQKGEARILSNEWTSIRNESVKSSSSEPTLRAYTERIQSNLAIPILYQGNVLALLNLDNFHGVHAFGKDSLEAARFFVTPVATLLHEAHTRQCLKEAAMTDSLTGLANRRAFNSYFDEELIRSKRYHQPFTLLLLDLQGFKTINDRLGHAFGDEALVRVAHALQQESRESDGLFRLGGDEFAALLPHTPAEQAIHVAKRYVNAIQAISLQGLGLSANIGLAAYPEDGTEKEALMHIADEWMYAAKEQAVGLVHG; via the coding sequence ATGCCGAGCCGTGAGCAGGTACTGAATACTATCCCTGAGTTACTTGCGCAGCAGGAGGGTCTCGTTACGGTTTGGTTACCTGATCAAAGCGGCCTTCGGTTACATAAAGCTACAGGCCAATGGAAGCCTGACCCCTTTGAGCAGGCCGCAATATATGAAGCATATCGGCAGGGCTCGAGTGCCACCTCAAAGGAAACAGAGATTGGGCGTAGGCGATTTTCGTATCGCCAAAAGTCCTATTGTAATAACCTGGCAATTCCGTTATGTGAACGAGACGAAGTGGTTGCAATCCTCAACCTGCGACGTTATAGAGCCTTTCAACCTCGCGAGCAGGCCTGCTTTGAGCACTTTGCTAGAACCATCAGTAACCGGCTCTCCTGGATTGCCGAACAAGCAGAAATTCAGCTCCTGAATCAACTCTCTGCCTCTCTTGCCTCCGCCCACTCAATACAGGGGGTGGTAGACCGGGCAATGGTTTTGTTGGTTTCGGCACTGGGAATGCAGCAAGGCGTTATTCTCCAACAGCTTGGAAGCAGCTTGCGCCCACTCGGCCATTACGATGCAACTGCGAACCAGAGTATGGTGGGTGGCCTCGAGTCAATCCTTACCGAAAATCCCCTGTTCTGGGAGGTTCACCGTTCCGGGCGACCCATCTTCATAAACGATTTGACACAAGAGGCAAGCAGTATTGGGAGTATGGCAGGACGGATTGGGAGCCTGGTAATCCATCCTATTGCCTTACCTGATACCCCCCGAACCCGAGTTATGCTGTGTCTAGCTCATTCAGAGCCACGCTGGTGGCGGCAGTCTGAACAAGAACTGCTGGCATTGGCCTGTCGCTCTGTGGGGCTGGCATTAGAGGGAGCGATAGCCCGAAAGCGTTTGGAAAAGGTACTGGAGCTATCGGGTCAGGCAGCCCTGAGCAACTCAGAAAACCTTTATCAGCAAGTGCTGGACGCAGCAGTAGAGTTGATTCCCGGAGCCGAGGCGGGCAGCTTGCTGGTGCGTAAGGGAGAACGCTTCTATTTTGAGGCCACCGTAGGGTACGACCTGGAAAGCCTGCGTGGCATCACCTTCCGAGAAGAGGAACACCTGGTCTGGTATGGGGGAGACCTCGAGGGTTGGCAAAAAGGTGAAGCGCGAATCCTGTCCAATGAGTGGACCTCCATTAGGAATGAAAGTGTCAAGAGCTCGTCTTCTGAGCCAACCTTGAGGGCATACACAGAGCGTATTCAGTCCAACCTCGCGATTCCAATACTATACCAGGGGAACGTTTTGGCCTTGCTGAATTTAGACAATTTCCATGGTGTGCACGCGTTTGGCAAGGACTCCTTGGAGGCCGCTCGATTTTTTGTCACCCCCGTAGCAACCTTACTTCATGAGGCACATACCCGGCAGTGCCTTAAAGAGGCTGCCATGACCGATTCTCTGACTGGCCTGGCCAATCGCCGGGCATTCAACAGTTACTTTGATGAGGAACTGATCCGCTCGAAACGCTACCATCAGCCGTTTACCTTACTCTTGTTAGACTTGCAAGGATTCAAAACCATCAATGACCGGCTGGGGCATGCATTTGGAGATGAAGCCCTGGTTCGGGTTGCGCATGCGCTACAGCAAGAAAGCCGTGAGAGTGATGGCCTGTTTCGGCTGGGAGGGGACGAATTTGCAGCGTTACTTCCCCATACCCCAGCAGAGCAGGCAATTCATGTGGCAAAGCGCTACGTCAATGCCATCCAAGCCATATCCTTACAGGGCCTTGGTCTGAGCGCAAACATCGGTTTGGCGGCTTACCCTGAAGATGGTACAGAAAAAGAGGCTTTGATGCATATTGCAGATGAATGGATGTATGCCGCTAAGGAGCAGGCTGTGGGTCTGGTACATGGTTGA
- a CDS encoding EAL domain-containing protein, translating into MSKADKQTLTSFPSFMAGTNFLGDSTDFMVVHTDLNGFFTYANRSYLDYIGSSKPPLGQSALEYVSAEDRPRILEAAKNAISLPGRAFWVEVRKPLQRVWNRSRWVFLAICDSNGTPTGLQCLGFDISDVYRQNQFREASISLLSIGLRENLQPSELLQRALDVALGVVPVAQAGSATLRGPDGCFHFVAAHGYDLSALQQVCLNPTEPLSLTAHIQARVFGQADISQFNARLDPKRRSVLLGAGRAAEIQAMLATPVVVDGIPRAYLYLDNFHSADAFDALDLRHVEGLAHHLAWLLHGTEMREELRFSRYYDAQTGLPNARSLQETLVSRPPAPRALVGLQCRSLERIRRLEGEASWAKAVRGVAKVIEADLRSEDQLAWEGGAFWLLLEGISSSAEVYAVLERLRNGAKAQLETLWPQLDFSPRVGVAFSQPGLATTEMLKAAEVALRHSRDPGTVSFFDRDLAHKSFKEDALRQALGQTLRQLPPGNAQHGPGSLLDLKQVPDFSQNHISNENSSSAGLFLHYQPIFHLVTGHLHHFEALVRWMHPKLGSVPPDQFLQIAEEEGWMQRLGNWILGTAVEQAAKWGVPVAVNLSGSQIEPDLLLQLDGLLESSELRSNYLIFEVTEKVALDDACLQTLRALAERGHPLHLDDFGSGMSSLERITKLPLSAIKLGQGFIASLGITPRKDTPEARLLRALKGLGNGLGFDIIVEGIETQAQLDFLLEEGFTLGQGYFLGRPACSADAEKLINGREILGL; encoded by the coding sequence ATGTCAAAAGCTGACAAGCAGACACTTACATCTTTTCCAAGCTTTATGGCAGGAACCAATTTCCTTGGGGATTCCACGGATTTTATGGTGGTTCATACTGATCTGAATGGCTTTTTTACCTACGCTAATCGTTCGTACCTCGATTACATCGGTAGTTCCAAACCCCCGCTTGGTCAATCAGCTCTGGAATATGTATCAGCTGAGGACAGGCCCCGAATTTTAGAGGCCGCCAAGAATGCCATTTCCTTGCCAGGGCGAGCTTTTTGGGTAGAGGTTCGCAAACCACTACAGCGGGTATGGAACCGAAGCCGATGGGTGTTTCTAGCTATCTGCGATTCAAATGGGACACCAACTGGACTTCAGTGCTTGGGCTTTGATATTAGCGACGTTTATCGCCAGAACCAGTTTCGGGAAGCCTCGATTAGCCTGCTATCGATAGGCTTAAGGGAAAACTTGCAGCCCAGTGAATTATTACAAAGAGCATTAGATGTAGCGCTTGGTGTAGTTCCTGTGGCCCAGGCGGGAAGTGCAACTTTAAGGGGGCCTGATGGGTGCTTTCACTTCGTTGCGGCTCATGGATACGACCTTTCAGCACTTCAGCAGGTATGTTTGAATCCCACAGAGCCCCTGTCTCTCACTGCCCACATCCAGGCCAGGGTTTTTGGCCAGGCCGACATATCCCAGTTCAACGCCCGGCTTGATCCAAAAAGACGTTCAGTGCTCTTAGGGGCAGGGCGCGCTGCGGAGATACAGGCCATGCTGGCGACGCCAGTAGTGGTGGACGGCATTCCTCGCGCCTATCTGTACCTGGACAACTTCCACAGCGCAGATGCCTTTGACGCACTGGATCTGCGCCACGTGGAAGGCCTTGCACACCATCTGGCCTGGCTGCTTCATGGAACGGAGATGCGGGAGGAGCTTCGCTTTAGCCGCTACTACGATGCTCAAACCGGCCTACCCAACGCACGTAGTTTACAAGAGACCCTGGTTAGCCGGCCTCCCGCACCCCGTGCACTGGTAGGTCTACAGTGTCGTTCGCTCGAGCGCATACGTCGGCTGGAGGGTGAAGCCTCCTGGGCTAAAGCCGTCCGTGGGGTGGCTAAGGTCATCGAGGCTGACCTCCGATCAGAGGATCAACTGGCCTGGGAGGGAGGGGCCTTCTGGTTGCTGCTGGAAGGAATCAGCTCTTCAGCCGAAGTATACGCGGTACTCGAAAGGTTGCGAAATGGGGCAAAGGCTCAACTTGAAACGCTCTGGCCCCAGTTAGACTTCAGTCCGCGAGTTGGCGTGGCCTTTAGCCAGCCTGGTTTGGCAACCACAGAAATGCTAAAGGCAGCAGAGGTGGCCCTCAGGCATAGCCGTGACCCGGGCACGGTGAGTTTCTTCGATCGCGATCTTGCTCACAAGTCCTTTAAAGAAGATGCCCTGCGACAGGCTTTGGGTCAAACCCTGCGGCAACTTCCACCAGGAAATGCTCAACACGGGCCTGGCTCACTTTTAGACTTAAAACAGGTGCCCGACTTTTCCCAGAACCACATTTCGAACGAAAATTCGAGTTCCGCTGGGCTTTTTTTGCATTATCAGCCCATCTTCCATCTGGTTACGGGCCACCTGCACCACTTCGAGGCTCTTGTGCGCTGGATGCACCCCAAACTGGGATCTGTGCCTCCCGATCAATTTCTTCAGATTGCTGAAGAAGAGGGTTGGATGCAGAGGCTAGGTAACTGGATCCTGGGCACGGCAGTAGAGCAGGCAGCAAAATGGGGTGTACCGGTAGCGGTAAATCTTTCAGGAAGCCAGATTGAGCCTGATTTACTCTTGCAACTTGATGGACTCCTGGAGTCTTCCGAACTTCGCTCGAATTACCTCATCTTTGAGGTTACAGAGAAGGTTGCTTTAGATGACGCCTGCTTACAGACTCTTCGGGCCCTTGCTGAGCGAGGTCATCCCCTTCACCTAGATGACTTTGGTTCAGGAATGTCCTCCCTCGAGCGCATCACCAAGCTGCCTCTATCTGCGATCAAACTGGGCCAGGGATTTATTGCAAGCCTGGGCATAACTCCACGGAAAGACACCCCTGAAGCTCGCTTACTGCGGGCACTAAAAGGCCTTGGCAATGGACTTGGCTTTGACATCATCGTTGAGGGAATAGAGACCCAGGCGCAACTCGATTTCCTGTTGGAAGAGGGTTTTACCCTGGGCCAGGGGTACTTCTTGGGGCGACCAGCATGCAGTGCCGATGCAGAGAAGCTCATCAACGGGAGGGAGATCCTTGGGTTATAG